The following coding sequences lie in one Arabidopsis thaliana chromosome 3, partial sequence genomic window:
- the bZIP42 gene encoding basic leucine-zipper 42 (basic leucine-zipper 42 (bZIP42); FUNCTIONS IN: DNA binding, protein homodimerization activity, protein heterodimerization activity, sequence-specific DNA binding transcription factor activity; INVOLVED IN: regulation of transcription, DNA-dependent; EXPRESSED IN: inflorescence meristem, flower; EXPRESSED DURING: petal differentiation and expansion stage; CONTAINS InterPro DOMAIN/s: Basic-leucine zipper (bZIP) transcription factor (InterPro:IPR004827), bZIP transcription factor, bZIP-1 (InterPro:IPR011616); BEST Arabidopsis thaliana protein match is: basic leucine-zipper 43 (TAIR:AT5G38800.1); Has 1669 Blast hits to 1669 proteins in 135 species: Archae - 0; Bacteria - 2; Metazoa - 133; Fungi - 19; Plants - 1463; Viruses - 0; Other Eukaryotes - 52 (source: NCBI BLink).), whose protein sequence is MQPQTDVFSLHNYLNSSILQSPYPSNFPISTPFPTNGQNPYLLYGFQSPTNNPQSMSLSSNNSTSDEAEEQQTNNNIINERKQRRMISNRESARRSRMRKQRHLDELWSQVMWLRIENHQLLDKLNNLSESHDKVLQENAQLKEETFELKQVISDMQIQSPFSCFRDDIIPIE, encoded by the coding sequence ATGCAGCCGCAAACAGACGTTTTCAGCCTCCATAACTACCTAAACTCATCGATACTGCAGTCTCCGTATCCTTCTAATTTCCCGATATCTACGCCATTTCCAACCAACGGTCAAAACCCGTACCTCCTCTACGGATTCCAAAGCCCTACAAACAATCCACAATCCATGAGCCTAAGCAGCAACAACTCAACatcagatgaagcagaagagCAGCAGACGAACAACAATATAATCAACGAGCGGAAGCAGAGAAGGATGATTTCAAACCGAGAATCCGCAAGGAGATCGCGTATGAGGAAGCAAAGACACCTTGACGAGCTTTGGTCACAAGTGATGTGGTTAAGGATCGAGAATCATCAGTTGCTTGATAAGCTTAACAATCTCTCTGAGTCTCACGACAAGGTTCTTCAAGAGAATGCTCAgcttaaagaagaaacatttgaGCTTAAGCAAGTGATCAGCGATATGCAAATTCAAAGCCCTTTCTCTTGCTTTAGAGACGATATAATCCCCATTGAATAA